The following proteins are co-located in the Triticum aestivum cultivar Chinese Spring chromosome 1A, IWGSC CS RefSeq v2.1, whole genome shotgun sequence genome:
- the LOC123065456 gene encoding proactivator polypeptide-like 1 isoform X1, producing the protein MGSRLFALFITGVVLLGSRILALDHTGMWPFNLDPASSFVEKRLNENTVSLTTKGSPQLCQLCEQFATETLFYLKENETRIEIIDTLHQACLKFHSLKLECTKLVDYYAALFFEQIDSLSPEEFCVSASLCEEVTYIRLPGHEHACTLCHEVVDEIRAGLEDPEMELKIIEILLKGCNNTESFVQKCKKMIIQNTPVILEDIKKFLKKRDFCDSIRVCGGKIVRPRGGLRGMYTA; encoded by the exons ATGGGCTCAAGACTTTTTGCTttgttcatcactggcgttgtccTTTTGGGCAGTAGAATCTTGGCCTTGGACCATACTGGTATGTGGCCGTTTAACCTCGATCCTGCATCCAGTT TTGTCGAAAAGAGATTAAATGAGAACACGGTATCTCTTACAACAAAGGGAAGTCCACAACTATGCCAACTTTGTGAGCAGTTTGCCACAGAAACCCTCTTCTATTTGAAGGAGAATGAGACACGGATCGAAATTATAGATACTCTTCACCAAGCTTGTTTGAAATTTCATTCACTTAAGTTAGAG TGTACAAAGTTGGTTGATTATTATGCAGCACTGTTCTTCGAACAAATTGATTCTCTAAGCCCTGAAGAATTTTGCGTATCAGCAAGTCTTTGTGAGGAAGTTACATACATTCGCCTCCCAGGACATGAACATGCTTGCACCCTTTGCCATGAGGTTGTTGATGAGATTCGTGCTGGTCTTGAAGACCCTGAGATGGAG CTCAAGATAATCGAGATACTTCTGAAAGGATGCAACAACACAGAGAGTTTCGTACAGAAG TGCAAGAAGATGATAATCCAAAACACACCGGTCATACTAGAAGATATCAAGAAGTTTCTCAAGAAGAGAGATTTCTGCGACTCTATCCGTGTCTGTGGAGGCAAGATTGTTCGCCCTCGAGGAGGCCTAAGAGGCATGTATACTGCCTGA
- the LOC123065456 gene encoding proactivator polypeptide-like 1 isoform X2: protein MGSRLFALFITGVVLLGSRILALDHTVVEKRLNENTVSLTTKGSPQLCQLCEQFATETLFYLKENETRIEIIDTLHQACLKFHSLKLECTKLVDYYAALFFEQIDSLSPEEFCVSASLCEEVTYIRLPGHEHACTLCHEVVDEIRAGLEDPEMELKIIEILLKGCNNTESFVQKCKKMIIQNTPVILEDIKKFLKKRDFCDSIRVCGGKIVRPRGGLRGMYTA from the exons ATGGGCTCAAGACTTTTTGCTttgttcatcactggcgttgtccTTTTGGGCAGTAGAATCTTGGCCTTGGACCATACTG TTGTCGAAAAGAGATTAAATGAGAACACGGTATCTCTTACAACAAAGGGAAGTCCACAACTATGCCAACTTTGTGAGCAGTTTGCCACAGAAACCCTCTTCTATTTGAAGGAGAATGAGACACGGATCGAAATTATAGATACTCTTCACCAAGCTTGTTTGAAATTTCATTCACTTAAGTTAGAG TGTACAAAGTTGGTTGATTATTATGCAGCACTGTTCTTCGAACAAATTGATTCTCTAAGCCCTGAAGAATTTTGCGTATCAGCAAGTCTTTGTGAGGAAGTTACATACATTCGCCTCCCAGGACATGAACATGCTTGCACCCTTTGCCATGAGGTTGTTGATGAGATTCGTGCTGGTCTTGAAGACCCTGAGATGGAG CTCAAGATAATCGAGATACTTCTGAAAGGATGCAACAACACAGAGAGTTTCGTACAGAAG TGCAAGAAGATGATAATCCAAAACACACCGGTCATACTAGAAGATATCAAGAAGTTTCTCAAGAAGAGAGATTTCTGCGACTCTATCCGTGTCTGTGGAGGCAAGATTGTTCGCCCTCGAGGAGGCCTAAGAGGCATGTATACTGCCTGA